TAACGCAAAGAGATTTGAACTAACCCTTCGGAACGAAGATTGTTGCCATCCATTCTGGACTCTTTGAGTTGTCTCTTTCCCATGCGTGTTCCTCTTTGCTATGTGTTTGCCTTTCTATACTTAGCACTAGTAGTTCCAACTTGTCAAGCGCCATTATCTGCTGAGATGAGAGTGACCCTGTTGACGAAAACAAAGGCCCGTCACCTTTGCcggccctagacattttggCCCTTATGCAAGAACTAAAATAGGgcctttttatatttatgtattaattaaattaatatttattttatatttttatattataatatagacaaaatttagttacaaaattagttgtaactttAGGTTACAACcctatttaataaaataaacattactatatattttgaaaatctaagcgttgaattgcatattttttacgctcttaatacacatatcaaaatttttgtcaatcggatattatttattatatgatctatacgcttatattttatgcataattttaaactacaataacttacaatttaaataatttattgataatgtagctattgatctttaatttttttttttataaattttgcaagtatgaaagttataagaagaagatataatccaatagtggatttgtcaaaattcacttccatTATGAAGAGGGAGTATTCAGTCCATAACCAAGACACAAAAGCCATAGGGACAAgtgaaaataagaagaaaaaaattcaggaTGCCATTCCAAACACGTTTTCAACGAAGGAAGCTACTTCCCAGCCCTGCCAAGGACAATGATTATCATAAGCTGGAACTaccgggggcttgggaaccagCATGCAGTGAATGCCCTCTCTCACCTAGTGGGGGAAAAATCTCCCAAAGTTTTGTTCTTATGGAGACAAAACAAACCGTTGAGGAAATGAGACGTTTTTAGAATGACTTACACTTTGATTCTATGTTGGTTGTTCCATGTCTAGAGAGAAGGGGTGGCTTGGCAATGTTATGGAAGGCAGATGTGGACTTGCATATACAAACATACACCCAAAATCACATTGATGAACTAATCCTCACAAATCCAACATCTCCATGGTGCATCACAGGGTTTTATGGGAAACCAAAAGAACACCTTAGGCATGAAACGTGGactttattaaaacatataagcACACGAAATTCAGCACCATGGTTGTGTATCAGAGATTATAATGAGATTTTGTCATCTGAGGAAAAAGAAGGCCGCCTACCTAGACCAGAGCACCTTATGCAGAATTTTAGAAGTACATTGTTGTATTGTGGTTTAATTGATATGGGTTTTACAGGAAATATGTTCACATGGGAAAATGGACGAAAGGGAGAAGTGTTTGTGCAAGAAAGACTTGATCAAGCATGTGCAACATTGGAGTAGTGTGAACTTTTTCCTCATAGCAGGGTAACACACCTCACCGCCTCATACTCAGACCATGTGCCAATCTTGCTCAATACCCAGGTGGAGAGACACACAAAGTGGCCAAGGAAGATCCCAAAGTGATTTGAAGAGAAGTGGGTGACCCACCCACAATGTGAGGAAATAGTCCAACAAGCTTGGACAAATATGCAAGCCACGAGTAGCCCCATGTAtgtcttttttgagaaaatcaagcaTTGCCGAATGGTCTTGGTTGATTGGAGCAGAAGTGCATTTGGTTACTCCAAAAATAGAATAAGGGATAAACACCAAGAGCTTGCAAGAAACAATGGGGCCGAAAATTTGCATGAGATCCAAAGGGTGAAGGAGGAGATAAATTCCATGCTATACAATGAGGAATTGCATTGGCGCCAACGATCAAGATCCATAAGGTTGGAGGCGGGGGACAAAAACACTAAGTTCTTTCACCAAAGAGCTAGccaaaggagaagaaaaaataatattttggcaGTGGCATGAAACTGAGGAGGGTATAGCAAGAGTGGCTGAGGATAATTTCCAGGAATTATTCACAACATCAAACCCATCCACAACTTAACCTATGGTGGAGAAGGTGGATAGGGTGGTCACACCATTGATGAACCAGCAATTGCTCCAACCTTATACAGCAGAAGAGGTAAAGCAAGCACTATTTCAGATGCACCCTTCAAAGTCCCTGGGACCTGATGGTATGTCCccctttttttccaaaaattttggcatgTGGTGGGGGGTGATGTTACAAATGCAGTGTTGTCTTTTTTACATTTAGGTCACTTTTTGCGTAAAATGAATTATACCCATATTGTTCTAATCCCAAAAAAGAATGAACCCATGTATATGGCTGATTTTCATCCTATAAGCTTGGAAAATGTAATTTCTAGGATTGTTTCAAAGGTCATGGCGAATAggctaaaatttattttgcccAATGTAATATCTAATAATCAAAGTGCCTTTGTGCTTGGAAGACAAATCACTGATAATACATCTGTAGCTTTTGAGATTTTATATAGGATGCGAAATAAAAGAATTGGAAAAAAGGGGTAGATGGCGGTGAAGCTAGACACTAGTAAAGCTTATGACTGGGTGGAGTGGAACTTTCTTCGTCAAATGATGATTAGGTTGGGATTTGATGAAAGGTGGGTCGAACTGGCCATGGAAATAGTGAGAAGAGCCACGTACTCAATTTTGATTAATGGGGAGCTGAAGGGTTTTGTCCAACCATCAAGAGGTATAAAGCAAGGAGATCTGCTCTCACCACACCTATTCCTATTGTGTGTGGAAGGGTTATCAGGAATGATGAAGAAGGCATCAGAAACCAGGCAATTACATAGAGTGATATCTTGTTGAGGTGGGGTTCATGTATCTCATCTCTTCTTTGTAGATGACTGCTTGTTATTCTGTGAAGCATCAATGGAGGAGGGTCATCAACTCCTAGACATATTGAGTAGATATAAGGCTGCCTCAGGTCAAGCAATTAATAGACAGAAgacatctctattttttagtaGAAATACTAAACCGGAGGTGAAAGATGCTATAAAGAATATGTTGGGTATAAGGATTATGAATAACTATGAGAAGTATCTTAGGCTACCAATGGTGGGGGGACAATCAAAGGTAGCTACTTTTAAAGAGTTGCAGGAACGAATAACCAAAAGGGTTATGGGTTAGAAGGAaatattcatctcaaaagcCGAGAGGAAGGTTTTGATCAAGATAATTGCCCAAGCCATTCCTACCTACTCAATGAGAATTTTTAAGATTCCAAAGGTAGTGGGGGACTCAATAAACTTAACCTTGGCAAAATATTATTGGGGACAAACAAAGGATGAAAGGAAAATACACTGGATAAATTGGAAGAAGTTGTgtacacaaaaagaaaaaggaggtaTGGGGTTCCAAGATATACAAGCTTTTAACTTAGCTATGCTAGCCAAGCAAGCATGGCATTTGCTGCACTACACGCACTCCCTATTTTACTATGTTTATAAGGCAAGGTATTTTCCAAACTGCTCATTCTTGGAGGCTGAATTGGGTCATAAACCATCCTTTGTTTGAAGGAGTCTAATTGCTGCAAGAGAAGTTGTTGTAAGGGGATCAAGGTGGAGAGTGGGTGATGGAAGCCGAATTCTGGTTTCGTCTTCAAACTGGCTACCACACAGACCTGTCTTCAGTGGGGATGTGGACAACACGTTAAGGGTGGCTGACCTTATTAATAGGGATACCTAGTAGTGGGATAGGAGGAAGATTGAGGACAATTTTGCACCAAGGACTAGACTGGATATCTTGGCAATCCCTCTTTGTCGTAACTGGTCCAAGGACAGCCTCGTTTGGAAGGAAAACAGCAAGCATGAATTCACGATGAAAACAGCGTACAAGGTGGCTATGCAACTTCGCCAGCAAATGGATATTGAGCACTCATGGGCACAAGAAGATAGAAAATGGTGGAAGATAATTTGGGCAATGAATGTACCACCAAAGGTGAAATCTTTCATGTGGAGGGCATGCTCAAATATACTAACTACACAGGAAAATCTTCGGCGAAGGAAGGTACAGGTGGATGAGAGATGTGAGTTGTGTTGTCAACAAGCAGAAACATGCACCCACTTGTTGTGGGAATGTCCATTTACTAGAAATGTATGGGCAATGGTGAGGGCAAGAGTGCAAAAGTGCAGCAATGAGGTTCAGGATTTTTTCCATCTGTTTCGGATGATGGGGAGGAAACTGACAAAAGAAGAGATGGAGAAATGGGCGACCCTATTGTGGCCAGTTTGGAATGCAAGAAACAAGCTATActttgagaaaattcaaaaacaccCCAAGGTAATCATGGAGGGAGGGCTAGCAATATTAGAGATTTACCAAAGGTTGTCTGCTACTCAAGATGTGGTCTAACACACAGGTTCGGCTTGACCGTACCAACCTCTGTTTGTATTACTAGGAAATAGgggattttctttttgtgcttTTGTCATATTTTGGGGAAGAAGGTTTTAGTTTGTATGGTCCCTGTTCTCTTTTGTTATACATGACTTATActatcaatcaataaaattctattggttttatctcaaaaaaaaaaaaagtaaggttgtagcctaaggctacaaccaattttgtagctaaattttgtccataatatatttcatttaaaatctttttttcttgccttttgagatgcaaattgactaattaaatttttgtattcaagttcttctaacatctcattttcaatcaataatatagctaatccacttaatctttcttgaGACATTGTCAATcttagatatgattttattaattttaattttgaaaacttcTTTATGCAGAAGCAACTATAACAAGTATTGTTAGTAAAATTCTATAAGCAATGCATGTATTTGGAAATGAATCTAacatttttatacaatttaataTGTCAATTGGAGATATTCTTTTACctgtaaaatttcttttaaaatttttaactctaaaaataaatctaagccATTAATATCATAATAAACATCAGGTTTAAGAAAAGATTCAAGTTTAAGACAGTATTTTTGCAAATTATCATCATCTAGCTAA
The sequence above is drawn from the Quercus robur chromosome 7, dhQueRobu3.1, whole genome shotgun sequence genome and encodes:
- the LOC126691434 gene encoding uncharacterized protein LOC126691434, whose product is MAVKLDTSKAYDWVEWNFLRQMMIRLGFDERWVELAMEIVRRATYSILINGELKGFVQPSRDDCLLFCEASMEEGHQLLDILSRYKAASGQAINRQKTSLFFSRNTKPEVKDAIKNMLGIRIMNNYEKYLRLPMVGGQSKVATFKELQERITKRVMG